The Cervus elaphus chromosome 32, mCerEla1.1, whole genome shotgun sequence region TGGCTAGTTTCAGAAAGGTCACTCTTGCTGCTTTTGAGGGGGATAGATTTGGGGGACGCCCAGCACTAGTGCGGGCAGTCTGTCGGCATCCTCCTCCCGTAATGCCTGGAACTGGATCTCTCCATCTTCTCCCCGTCGCCCAGCAAGCCTGTCAGAGCACCGCTCAGCCTCTCTGCCCCTCAGCTGCCCCTTCCAGAAGCAGCTGTGCATGCTCCCCTCTTTCTCAGCTCCCTGGGTCATCCTGGATCTGGGCTCTGTGACTCTCCACTGCTTCTGAGTtcacagatatgtgtgtgtgtgtagcatatatatgcacatatatttactTTGTCTATGtgcttaaatttattttacatacttgtggatatatatgtgtgtgtgtgtgtgtgtggagataaatatcctggagaaggaagtggcaacccactccagtattcttacctagagaattccacggacagaggagcctggtagactacaatccatggggtcacaaagagtcagaaactacATAGTTACTGAACatggatatatatatagagagagaatattatatatatgtaaaatgtacTCTACTTCTCTAATTGTCCTCAGAGAGAGATCTTGTCCAGATTACCTATTAACACCAATTATTGACTGTCATCATGACAGGTGgaaattttacaatattttttaatttacaaaaaagaaactggaagaaaagaaaccaaaataacaTGGTTCTCTCTGGAGAATGGCATtcacaaattttctttttctatacttTGCATATTTTCTGTAATTAAGAAAAACACTTGCTTGTTAGCATTATATTTAAGAAGTTTGAGAGTCCCACACATAGTaagcatatttaaaaatagaaataattttatagataATCTAGAAcatgtttttaaagttaatttacattttaaatattctcttaaatattcatgtgaaaaatttaaagcaacTGAACTATTCCTTAGAATATTCTCCACACTTGATTGGCCAGTAAGTCAAACATATGTTTACCActtattcaaaattaaaagtggTTTACGGTAAGCTTGTTAagaatgttttcattcattttgagaTATGTGAGAGCTTTGTAAACATCCTTGGCTTAGAAATTACAATATTTAGTTGACTAGAAACATCgtatagataaacaacaaggtcctcctggatagcacagagaactgtatattcaatatcttataataaaccataatggaaaatgacACAAGAAAGAATACATACACacgcataactgaatcacttcgctgtacaccagaaacgaacacaacattgtaaatcaactgcattccaattaaaaaacaattcatCGTATGTAGGAGagactgctgctgccgctgccaagtcacttcagtcgtgtccgactctgcgaccccgtaggcggcagcccaccgggctccccgtccctgggattctccaggcaagaacactggagtgggttgccatctacgTGTACCTAAATAATTACTCCCCCGCTAGAGGCAGGAATGCAAACACATTTGTGGAAACACCACATTCAAATGTTTACCTAAAACTGGTTACTTTCACAAACAGCTTCAAAACACCCAAAGCTAGTTAATTCATGCAGGACTGTTTGCTGATTTTATTATACTTGAAATGTTGGCCAAAGAACTTGTTGATCATGACAATGCTTTcgttaagaaacaaaaacaaaaccaactacCAAGAGGGCCATGGAACCCCTTTGTTGCTGGGGGTGGAGTTGCGGGTGCTGCGCCTGAGGCGTCTGGATCCTGCTAATGCCCCCATGCTGCCCACCCCCCTAGCTTCTGGGCACCTGTGACCCTCAGCGAGGCCGCCCTGGACTTACACTGGGTCCCCTTGCCCAGGGTAACCCCAGCCTGAGACCGGCTGGTACAGGAAAGGTGCGAAGGCCGTTTCCCTGCCGTGTGTCAGGATGCCCTCCGAGGCATCACTCCCTCTCCAGTGGTCCTTGTGGAATCGGGCAGAAACCCCCCTGGGAGGCTGAGACCCCTGGGACTTGGCTTCTCTCTTCCTGTCCACTTCTTGGACAGCACGCACGTTTGTGATAAACCACACACAGGGACTCCTGAGCTGGAATCCGCTTCTGTCTCAAAGTTCAGCTTCTTTAGGGAAAAATGTTAGCATAAAAATTTCTCCTGATTGCACTGAGATGGAACAggatttgtttttatatccaAGTTGATTATGACATACACTGGAGTTAAAGACACTTTACATATTTAGAAACAATGTTAGCTCACTGAGAAATTATTAAGGATTAGAGGGTTAGTGAGAATTAACACATTTGGATAAGAGGATATCAGTGATCCATAAATGGACAATCCAGATCTTTGGTCTGCAGAAAAAGGGCTCCTGGGACCCACTCTtgggggtttcccttgtagctcagtcagtaaagaatctgcctgcaattcgcaAGACCTGCAGGAAAAGGGCTCTTCCTGGTCTACTTGGAAGACTCAATGTTTGATAAAGTGGTAACCTGGGGAAAAGCAGAGTCAGAGGAAAGGGAATCGGCTCTTAAGAGAAACTTCCCTCATGCCGTCATGACATAATAGATAGACCCCTTTGTTCCCCTGCAGAAATGCTTCTGTCTACCAAGTCTGACTAGACATCCAGACTCTCAGAGTGTTCCTTCTCCCCAGGTAGCACGGGAGAAATGCTGACTGACCCTGGGTGGACTGTTCacctattttacaaatgacagGATTTATCCTGAAAGATCCCCCAAGATGATCTGTCCAGGAAATGGGAGTGCAGGGGCTGAACTCAGCTGGTCTGACTCTGGTGCCCTTGTCTTTAACCGCTGCCCCCAAAACGCACAGCATTGTCTCACGTTTATCATGAGAGGTGCACACGAGGTGGAGCAAGAAGCTTGCCGAAGGCAtcaggtggtggtttagttgctaagtcgtgtccgactctttgcgaccccgtgggctttagccttccaggctcctctgtccctgggattctccaggccagaatactggagtgggttgccattttcttctccaggggatcttcccgacccagggatcaaacccatctcctgcatttcaggcagattctttaccgactgagttaccagggaaaccctcaaggGTGGGTCCCAAATGTATTCTTTGTCTTGTAAAACAAGTTGGACTTATGCCTTCCCTTCCTCTAATTAATTAAACCCTCATAATTAAaccctcttggagaaggaaatggcaacccactccagtattctggcctggagaatcccatgggactgaggagcctggcgggctacagtccagggggtctcaggagtcggacacgacttagtgactaaaccaaaccAATTAAGCCCTCTAGATTTAATAAAAATCTTCTTCAAATAATTTCTCCTGGTCCCACCTACACTACAGAGTATTgtcggggtgggtgggggggggtgtcAAGGAGGTGGCCATGGTGATCACTAACAGCCCTTgaaagtcaaagcaatcttgactAGTCTAACCTCCCAACCCTACTTAAAATCTGTTACAAATCTGCCAGACCTCGagatgagttttattttatttaaaaaggcagCGGCTTTTCTAACACCTGATGACATTCATGAAGACCAAAAGCACCATCCTGAAACAATGAGAATGCTGTTACTCAAAGCATTTCCAGAACTTCAGACGGATTTTACAAATCACACAAAAATAATCAATGAGGGACTTCCCCGGcgggccagtggttaaggctctgtgattccaatgcagggggcgctggttcgatccctggtcagggaactaaatcccacatgctgcacgggggcgggggggggggggggaataacACCAAAATCacccaaatacaaaaaaaatcaattatattgtTGCATAATTAAACATACTAATTTCTACTGTTACACCATTCCATTAGGAAAGCTTAAAGCCTTTCTGTTGGCAGCTAACAGCTTTTGTGGTGGTTTCTAGCTTTGGATTTGGCCCTTCCTAGTCTTGCCCTGGGCTTTTTTGTTGATCTGACTCGGGAAGCCTCCAGTTCTCCACTGATggactgtattaaaaaaaaagagaagaaaagaatagaatggagCATAGAGGAGCAAAATCTGTAAGCAGTCATTGTACCAACATATCTCAtacaaaaaggaaacaagaatGAGCACATCAGAGAACTACTAAACTGGGAGGAAGGCAGAGAATTTACACATCTTTCATTCCGGTCACAATGTTATACTAGATGTGTTGACAACAATGGATTCTAACAGGTCCCCCCCACAGAATCTACCTACCTAGAAGCCAATGGGCTGTGGATGATCAGTtcttcagttttcctttctgaTACGTGAAATTTCCTCACTCAGCTAATAATCAACCTCTGGAACCTAAATAGTATCTATCACTAAACAGTGATTAGATAATTATGTTACCCATCAATTACTGTTTCTAAACCAACTAGGACTGCCAAATAACAATAGAATTGCAAGCACATGAGTTCAGATGTTCCTAGCATACTAATTATATTAAATGATTAATCAATTTCTGTGGGTGGGGGCAGTGAATTGCCCTTTCCCAGGATTTGAGAGTGAGCTGTGAAGTGTGTGTTTTAGCTGCTTCATTAAATTTGAGTGCTTTGATGATGTGTTTTACAAGTACAGGCTAACTATGCCACCTttgcagcagatttttttttctttaggaaactTGATCAGTATTTCCTAGGAGgctgtaaatttatttttcctatatgAAAATGGTTGAAAAGTATATGTATACTGATTATTTTCACTGCAGCATGAATAACAACAGCTAAAAATCTATGAACAAGCTAAACATCCAACCAACGTTCCCAAGGCTGAACTAGAGGATGATGGTGGGGAAGGATTCCCGGGTAAAAACGACCACTTTGGGTGAGTCTCTGTGGGGTGGTCAAGACGTAGCTGGTGGCGTGTAGATGTAGCATGTCGCCTCACTGCTGGTATGTCAGGCTGTGTGATGCTTCCAGGACAAACCCAAATAATGCGTATTTTTCTCCAAATGGTGGATATTTATAAAAGCTCAACTGTTCACAAATATTCAGTTCTCTCTCTTACCTGGTGAAATCTCACTTCCCCACGCTGAACTCAGGTAGAGCCATGGAACTTGCTTCTGACGACTTCCTGAGAAAAGGCTCTGAAAGCTGGGGCATGCTGCCTTTGCCCTTTGCCATGGACAGCTGGCGATGTGCTGGAAAGGCTGTTCCATAACCTGGTTTCTGGGATGAGGACCATGACCAGCCCTCCATGAACATGTAGGGTTTGTTCAAGAAATAAGCCTTTAtaattttaagccactgagttgtAGAGGTTGGTACCTGACTGATGCAATATACCTTACTAATTTCCCTTAGGGATTTCAGAATCTGGAGGTGGAAGGAGTGCTTAGAATTGAAAGGGTAAAACAAACAGCTGCGCTTTTGAGAACTTACTCTACATAAGTGAGGTAGAGGGAAGTGAAAGTAGATCGGTCAcatccaactctgagaccccatggtctatacagtccgtggaattctccaggccagaataagcctttcccttctccaggggatcttcccaacccaggaatcgaacccaggtctcccgcattgcaggcggattctttacctgctaagccaccagggaagctcaagaatactggagtgggtagcctaaccctctatagtggatcttcccaacccaggaactgaacctgggtttcctgcattgcaggcggattctctaccaactgagctatcagggaagctcattcTACATAAAGTCACCTTTAAGAAATTTAAGAGCAGAGAAATGATGAAACGTAGCAACAGTAAGGTAGCAGCCACCCTACATTTCATTTAATATAGCATGGTACTTAAAGGTGTATGGATTTTACTAGAAAAATGGCCAAAGGATTACAATAGAAGGTCACCATAAGACAAACTAAGACAAATATAAAAAGCAGGCTCGACTTCCTGAGTTCATCAGGGCCAAACAAGGCTATGCTATCATAAGAAAAAGTGCAGATAACAGTAGCTTAATGCAACAAAGCTTGCTGGTTTGCGCAGGCTGATGGGGTTGAGCAGCTTTTTCTACCATTTTCTAGCTAGGAGATCAGAATCACTGGCCTTCATTGACTTACCAGCTCTTCATTGCCTTGGAAGGAGATGTGTCATTTGTTTTCGTGTATTGGCAAGAATGCCATTAAGACCCCTACCTAGAGTACAAGGCACTGGGTAAAACATAGGTCAGCTGTAAGCCCAGGAAAAAAGCTATGGCATGTGGCTTTGCTTCTGCCACActcagaagaataaaaataaaagtagatgaCAATTCTGTCAGACTGGACAAGCAGAATCTCTGTCagtacattcatttttttttccttgcttgctATTTATGATAAACTGTTTTTTGAACAGTTTTAAGTTCACAGTTAAATTTCTCCTAAACCATCTGCCCTCATATGCGTACAGCCTCTCCCATCATCAGTATCCTCTTCCAGCATGGTACATTCGTTACAGTTGAGAAGCAGCATTGCAATATTATCACTAACTACCATAGTTCACAGTAGGGCTCGCTTTTGAAGTTGTACATTCTGTGAGCTTAGACAAACGTATAGTGATATTATATAGCACTAGAGCATCATaccggagaaggcgatggcaccccactccagtactcttgcctggaaaatcccatggatggaggagcctggtaggctgcagtccatggggtcgcgaagagtcagacatggctgagcgacttcactttcacttttcacttttatgcattggagaaggaaatggcaacccactccagtgtccttgcctggagaatcccagggacggggtcgcacagagtcggacacgactgaagtgacttagcagtagcagcagtagcagagcATCAAACACCATGGCTTCTGGCCGCAAATTATCCTCGGTGCTCTGCCTACTCATTCCGTCCTCCCTCTGACCAATGGCGGCTACAGagacgcagatgacaccatccttatgacagaaagcacagtactaaagagcctcttgacgaaagggaaagaggagagtgaaaaagttggcttaaaactcaacattcagaaaactaagatcatggcatccagtcccatcacttcatggcaaatagatggggaaacaatggaaacagtgagagactttatttgggggggctccaaaatcactgcagatggtgactgcagccatgaaattaagacgcttgctccttggaaagaaagttatgaccaacctagacagcatattaaaaagcagagacattactttgctgacaaaggtccacctagtccaagctatggtttttccagtagtcatgtatggatgtgagagttgcaccataaagcaagctgagtgccgaagaactgatgcttttgaactgtggtgttggagtagactcttgaagagtccctaggactgcaaggaaatcaaactattCAATCAGTCctgaaattcattggaaggaaatattcaggaaatatttcaggacacgaatgagtgactgaactgatcctgTTTACTGTCTCcgtaattttgccttttccagaatgtcatatagatggaatcatacagtaataTACATACTGTATATTAACTCTGCCATTCTGCTTCTAGGAATTAATCCTACAGATAAATGAAGATATATGCAAAAAACTTTTTGTAAAagagactggaaaaaaaagatattcaacagTAGGGGCCACATTAAACAACTTATCAATGTGCgctcataaaaaagaacaaagcatctCTTGATGAACCGGTATAGAATAAGCTCAAAgataatgttgttgttcagtcactcggttgtgtctaactctttgcgaccccatggactgcagcgtgccaagcttccctatccttcatcatctcccggagcttgctcagccTCATGTCTGTCAAATCAGTGATACCTTCAGAAATATATAactacatgaaaaaaagaaatcaacatgTGTGATATCCTACCATTtgggtaaaaaggaaaaaaaacatatatattgcaTTTATATACTTATAGAGTTATCTCCTGATGGGAAAAAACATACTGATCACATTGCCTCCAGAATGGGAACTGGAGAGGCAGCAAGACTTCTACTGTAGtccttaattttatcttttgaatttttagCCATGTCAATGTATTACATACCAAACTTTAAATGTTTAAGAGGCCAGTAATTCAGACTGCCACTGGGCAACCTTGGGCACTTGCTTCCTCTGCTTCCTTAATGAGAAGTCTCCATCTTCTGGGGTTGTTAAAATCCAACTGCCCGACTGCTGAAGAAAATCCTAATCATCAACTGGGGTATATTTGAACCAACTGCTTATCTTTCCAAAGGGTACAACTTACAGAGTTGTCAGGGAACGCTTCTGAGGTGACAGGTATTATCTGATGAGTGTTCCTGTAATACAGGCATTAGAAAGGGCCTGGAGTGCCTGAGAAACTGCCAGGAGTGGGAAGAGCTATTACAGAAGGAGGTCAGCAGTGAGACCACAGGGTGCGGCAAGGAAGACCATGGAAGCTATTCAGACTGTGATCTAAATACAGGGAACCCAGACCTTTGACCTCCCCTCCCCAACTGGCAACCTAATAGTTGGAAAAACAACTTTCAAACAAGTTTTTCTAATTCATGCAAGGACCAAAGAAGTGTGATAAAAACTAAGTACTATCCATTTCCCCTGAAATTGTTGACTGTTTCGGCCATCATTTTGTTGTGTCTTCTTGCAGGCTGGTTTGCGTTGAAGCCTACTAGTATTAAATGACAAAAGATAACAGAAGGTCCATTTGTTTTGGTTTAATAGACATTTATTCTGTTATTATATAGTTGAACAACCTCTACACACAAAATAtggtttaagatttttttgagtTGGAAGGAATTTGGGTCTTAAAAGGTTTTGCAAGCCTGTTTTCTGGAAATCACTTAAGTGGGCCTTTTTAAAgatccttgaaaaagaaaaattggttCAAGAAAACCAGTGATTAAATTTCAATACCAAACTACTTATGAAGATAGCAAGCCAAGAATTGGGGTAATTCCTCTTCTGTATTTTCTACACTCAAATCCACCCTCGGAAACAGAAGCCTAGTCTATGGGAAGACATGATGGAACAAGCAGAATGAGGTGGTAAGGGCAGTCACAGCTGGTGGCCCAGCAAGTCTGGAACGGTGAGGCTGGTTTGAGCAGGGATGGAACTGTAGACAACACAAAGTTGGAGGCCAACTGAACTTGCACTGACACCAACATGAATTTTCTCCGTAGCCTTTTAAGAATGGAGTGACTTGACCCTAGAGAATAGACTACACTTAGCAATGATACTTTTAAATATAACCACCTGTATTTCCCCCACCCCCTAATGTGGCTTAGAGTTCATGATGGTCACAAACTAATACTACAGATAAAACATTTAACTTTTTGATCCAGGTTTTTCCTACCATCCTACACTTGAAAGGGATCTGATGAACACCAAGCCCCCAATCCTAATATCACTACCTTACAAACCTTAGAGCTAGTAACTACCCCCCGCCACGTATCTAATGTTCAATTTCCATCAGTTTTAATCGACACCAATGTATACACGACCATTTTGCATGAAGTTCAGTATTCTACATATCCCAAAGCCTGAACCAGGAGCTTTATATGAACTTCAGTGGTACCATGGAGGCCAAGGCAATTTAATTTAGGTAAACCAGGATTTGATTCATTTGTCAGAACCCTCTTGCAACAGGTCTATTCAATTCTCTTAAAAATGGTGGCATTACTTTTTGCTTTTCAGAAGAAGCAGTTACATAAATGTAGTATTAGATTAAGCCTAAATGTAGGTCCTAGTCAAAAATTTCGTTATTTTTCTGCATATGATCATGAGAAAGATCAGGACACCCTTCACATTTCCAAGGAAAATCCAACCGAAAATGTTGTCCCTGCCAAACTCCATAAAACTGCAGAGCATTGCATCACCCCAATAAAGCTGCAGGTCTCACCACATGCATCAACAAATCTACAGGGTTAAGTTTCTGTACTCCTCTTTTACAGAATTTTACACCTATTGTACCAAACAGCATTTTAAACACGGACACATCAACTCCctaataaagcaaaaacaaaggcaTTTCCCTTATTAAAAACAAGATACACCATCACTTCATACACACTTATATGTGTAAGTGTAAGTAACTTCAATAAGTCTTCAAACATTATTGCACTTTTAACTTTCATAATTTGACAATGCATTCAATGAAGCAATCTGCAGACAACTAGTTTTAacagacaaattaaaaaacacttttaagcAGACAAGAACGTCCTAAATTGTTTATTAGATTAAGAACTTTACAAACATTACGTATATTAGCGGTAGCGGTGGAGCTGGAGAGTATTGCGCCTTCTCCAAGCTGCACGACGAGAGCCACCGATAGTGTGGTGGAACTTGTGGCCCTTGCCCAGGCCGCGGCTCTTTCTGCCTGCAGACGTCAGCCCCCGCATCTCCCTGTGCTTGTGGACTGGTTTGGTGATCCACTGGGTGTCAGGGTTTCTTCTGATAGCTTTATGGAATGGATCAATGAGGATAACCTCAAAGAATTTGTATGTAGAATCTTCACCAACCCAGTAGGAATTCAGGACCCTCAGGGCCCCACAGTGGCGGCCAGCGCGCTCCTAGGACAGGAAACAAAGGCCCAAGGTCAGCCTTCCACACATCCCAGTAACATATTAAGACAGCAAATTCACTAGACAAGAGACTAAGCCTTCTGACTTAAACTACTCAAATACTCAGCATCTCCCCACAGGCTGGGACCCCAGGAAGAAGGAAGACTTAACTAGAAAATAACACAAACATGCTTATTTGAGACCTTTCTCTTAACAGCTTCTTGCCAATTAAGGTGTGAATACTAGTGTCTAGCTAACCAAACTTAGTATTCTGGAACCCAGCACTTTTCTAGTACAAGGAAGTGTTAGCAAACTTAAGAGAATTCTGAAGGCTACAAAGGTCTCTTCCATGGCCTTCTAtgccttttcttttaaaacaaaatatttttcgcTTATAGCGGGCAACAGGCCCATGTTGGACAACCTCTTCAACAGAGCATAGCTTAATTTACTAACCAAGAAAGACAACTCATAACAAGTAACACCTGGGGAGACTTCCTCTTTAAGATGTTTAATTGCCCTTTAAAAGTTTAGGCTCCACAGGTTCACATTAATTTATATGACCTATGGGAGATTcccaaatgaaaactaaattCTGGTAGCAACTCAACTAGATTGCACGTCTGTGCTTAGTCGTTGTCTTtgcaactttttgtgaccccatggactgtagcccaccaggttcctccgtccatgggatttttcaggcaagaatactggagagggttgtcatttcatcctccaggggatcttccccacccaaggatcaaacctgcatctcctgcgctgcaggcagattctttaccacttaagctggggggagggaggagatgggcGAGAAACCCTTTTCTGTATCATGTCAGAACCTAATTCCacgtatttatttatgtgttagaAAACGGGAATTCTATCACGACAAACCAAACTGGATGACATCTAACACAATGTTATGTATTTCTCTTCTCCTTACAAAAGGCTTTATCTTCCCACGTGTCCAATTTTAATGTTGACGGGgagttgtctttaaaaaaaaatagtgcatcTATAAAGGTCTTGCACTTTTCCCCCTAAGTAGGTGTTGGAAAAGATTTACTGAGGttagtagaaataaaaataaccaaaccACATGTCAAACACAACAGGGCTCACCTAGGTACAAGTGAACCACCTAACAGCAGCCCAGATCCTTCTCCATCACCTCCAGGAGGTGACCAACACGCGAGCCACTCAAGAAGTCTCTTACCTCCGCAACCGACTGCAGGCTTCGAGCAAACTTGAGCTGGTTGACACCATGGTGGACAGGCTTGCCGTAGGTGGCACCCTTAGGAACGGGGCGTTTGCGGCCCCCACGGCGCACACGGATCCGGTATATGACATAGCCTGTTTGAGAGGAGGACGACAGGGAGGCCGTGAGAGCG contains the following coding sequences:
- the RPL15 gene encoding 60S ribosomal protein L15, encoding MGAYKYIQELWRKKQSDVMRFLLRVRCWQYRQLSALHRAPRPTRPDKARRLGYKAKQGYVIYRIRVRRGGRKRPVPKGATYGKPVHHGVNQLKFARSLQSVAEERAGRHCGALRVLNSYWVGEDSTYKFFEVILIDPFHKAIRRNPDTQWITKPVHKHREMRGLTSAGRKSRGLGKGHKFHHTIGGSRRAAWRRRNTLQLHRYR